The following coding sequences lie in one Chionomys nivalis chromosome 8, mChiNiv1.1, whole genome shotgun sequence genomic window:
- the Chrm1 gene encoding muscarinic acetylcholine receptor M1, with protein MNTSAPPAVSPNITVLAPGKGPWQVAFIGITTGLLSLATVTGNLLVLISFKVNTELKTVNNYFLLSLACADLIIGTFSMNLYTTYLLMGHWALGTLACDLWLALDYVASNASVMNLLLISFDRYFSVTRPLSYRAKRTPRRAALMIGLAWLVSFVLWAPAILFWQYLVGERTVQAGQCYIQFLSQPIITFGTAMAAFYLPVTVMCTLYWRIYRETENRARELAALQGSETPGKGGGSSSSSERSQPGAEGSPESPPGRCCRCCRTPRLLQAYSWKEEEEEDEGSMESLTSSEGEEPGSEVVIKMPMVDPEAQAPTKQPPKTSPNTVKRPTKKGRDRGGKSQKPRGKEQLAKRKTFSLVKEKKAARTLCAILLAFILTWTPYNIMVLVSTFCKNCVPETLWELGYWLCYVNSTINPMCYALCNKAFRDTFRLLLLCRWDKRRWRKIPKRPGSVHRTPSRQC; from the coding sequence ATGAACACCTCAGCGCCCCCTGCTGTCAGCCCCAACATCACCGTCTTGGCACCAGGAAAGGGTCCCTGGCAAGTGGCCTTCATCGGGATCACCACAGGCCTCCTGTCTCTGGCTACAGTGACAGGCAACCTGCTGGTCCTCATCTCCTTCAAGGTCAACACAGAGCTCAAGACAGTCAacaactacttcctgctgagcttGGCCTGTGCTGACCTCATCATTGGCACCTTCTCCATGAACCTCTATACCACATACCTGCTCATGGGCCACTGGGCTCTGGGCACACTGGCTTGTGACCTCTGGCTGGCCCTGGACTATGTGGCCAGCAACGCCTCGGTCATGAATCTTCTGCTCATCAGCTTTGACCGTTACTTCTCAGTGACCCGACCCCTGAGCTACCGAGCCAAGCGCACTCCCCGCAGGGCAGCTCTGATGATTGGCCTGGCATGGTTGGTTTCCTTCGTCCTCTGGGCCCCAGCCATCCTCTTCTGGCAATACCTGGTTGGGGAGCGGACAGTGCAGGCCGGGCAGTGCTACATCCAGTTCCTCTCTCAACCCATCATCACTTTTGGCACAGCCATGGCCGCCTTCTACCTCCCCGTCACAGTCATGTGTACCCTCTACTGGCGCATCTACCGCGAGACAGAAAACCGAGCCCGGGAGCTGGCAGCCCTACAGGGCTCTGAGACCCCAGGCAaaggtggtggcagcagcagcagctcagagAGGTCACAGCCAGGGGCTGAGGGCTCACCGGAGTCACCTCCGGGCCGCTGCTGTCGCTGCTGCCGGACACCCAGGCTTCTGCAGGCCTACagctggaaagaggaagaggaagaggatgaaggcTCCATGGAGTCCCTCACATCCTCTGAGGGCGAGGAACCCGGCTCAGAAGTGGTGATCAAGATGCCCATGGTAGACCCTGAGGCACAGGCACCAACCAAGCAGCCCCCCAAAACCTCCCCAAATACAGTCAAGAGGCCCACCAAGAAAGGCCGAGACCGAGGTGGCAAGAGCCAAAAACCCCGAGGGAAGGAACAACTGGCCAAGCGAAAGACCTTCTCACTGGTCAAGGAGAAGAAGGCAGCTCGGACCCTGTGTGCCATCCTGCTGGCCTTCATCCTCACCTGGACACCATATAACATTATGGTGCTGGTGTCTACCTTCTGCAAGAACTGTGTTCCCGAGACCCTATGGGAGCTGGGCTACTGGCTGTGCTACGTCAACAGCACTATCAACCCCATGTGCTATGCACTCTGCAACAAAGCCTTCCGGGACACTTTCCGCCTGCTGTTGCTCTGCCGCTGGGATAAGCGGCGCTGGCGCAAGATCCCCAAGCGCCCTGGTTCTGTGCACCGCACCCCCTCCCGCCAATGCTAA